The Sabethes cyaneus chromosome 3, idSabCyanKW18_F2, whole genome shotgun sequence DNA window TTGCTTGTTGCGCTCCTCGTCGACTTGTTTCTAACGGATTTGAAATAAACACCAACTtagcagggtagttgtccggcattcttgcaattcttgtccatcgtatccgtctaATTTCCAGTTTcagccaccttttgaatactgggtctGCCATAAAGCTGTACGAGTTCACGGTTCATTCACCGCCCCCATACTGCGTTCTCCTGTACAGAGCATTGTCCACATTTCATACCCATAGAGAACAACAGGTCTGATGAGCGTTTTGTATAGGATACAGTTTGCACGAGGGTTTAGTCTGTTTGACCCAAATTGTTTGTGAAACCCATCGTCCTCGCCGTAGTCATCGTCAGCAGCATACAGCCCgcgtggctcgtgctgttccaAGCAACcatctccatttaactcgatcttgagccactcgttgccaattttCCAGTTGTCTCAGAATTGTCGCAAATCATGTTCGATTTGGTCGacccatcttgcacgttgagctccCCTGTTATTGGTCCCGGTGGAGTTGTTGAACAGaatatcgtccggcatccttacgacgtgtccagcccatTGTAGACTGCCGACTTTCGCCAGTAGTACGacggaaatctctccaagcagtaccttccgctcacGGCAAGGGCGGGTCGATGAAGAACTACCAgtttgtcagcttcgtacgacgGCGTACGGTTGTTTGCGTCGCTCGATTTCATATGTAgtattgtccgcggtcaccagcgatcccaaatacacgaactaatctaccacttctaattcctcgacgtcaacggttaccatccgtgagaggtacacttttgttttctttgagcctTTTCCTTTTCGCAAATTGCTTCCGCCGTCGTaaggttcctggctatgatatcaaagtcatctgcaacgCTTAtcagttggctacccttggtgaaaatcgtgcctctagtttcgatgcccgttcgtCGGATCACGCCCTCAATACCGATGTAGAACAGCATGAAAGATGAACCATCATCTAGTCTCAATCCTTGCCGGTTGCCGCGTCTTGAAGGAACTCGAGAGTatctgatcagtcacgtcagtttgtccggtaaaccgtgttcgtgcattatctgtcagcTGGTctacgctgctttgaaattaatgagGAACGTGTGTGGGTACGTTGTTCTACGGACATTTCTGTAAGATTAGTCGGATgacaaaaatttggtccgttgttGCGCGAGCCACCATGAAGCATGcatgataattccctacgaaggGCCGACAGCCGGGatataacaggatctgggacagtaccttgtaggcggcattcatcAGCTTTATGCcgtgatagttgcagcagtcgaaccgaCTCATTCCATCCGTTCCTCCGGTaacttctcctcctcccaaattttggaaataacccagcgtAGAGCCATTCCCAGcatttctcggccatgtttgcaaagctctgctggtaggcggTCGTTACCGGCGGCTTTGTTGATCTTCAGCAATCCGATTTTTCATTTGGCTTCTTGGAAATCAGgtactgggacattactatcttcctaGTACTCCTGAGTCAACTTCCGTTCCTACAGCAACTTCGCCGTTGtgatgttcatcgaagaactgaaCCTACATCTTGCGGCTAAAAATACCTAGgttaggtaaccaataagcattaccaatgtcCTTAAAATGCAAGACAATAAGCATTAAGTCGCCTTAcatgctacttaaaaactatttaGGAAAAATGTACAGCTACTTTACCGCTAACCCTCttttagtgctgacaatgcttatttgcggctgattaccgacaagaagaattttggatgccgatTTAATGCAGTTAGGCAGTTGAAAAGTTAATGAATAACAACGTGCAGTACAAAATGCCAGATATACTAATAAGTGGTTAATTTACTGCCTATTCTAATGCTGCCATTTTAGTACTAAATCTTGATCATGAACGGCTGAGCACAGGCTACAGTTTTTTTCCGAAGTTTTTTCTATATGTTTCATCTTTTAAAACTTTGGTTAGGCCCGTGTATGAGAAAAGCTTGTCAAACATTTAAAAGTTAAGAAATTGGTTACTTGGATAGTCAATGTTTACAACTGTTATACACCTTAAACCCTCTAGTTAACTTTCGTAAGCAATAACTCTTTCAAATTAATCAAACTATGTATTTAAATGGATCGATTAAACTATTATGAGAAAGTATGATTGtgtattaataaataaaaatgaagtaTCAGGGTTCTAAGATGAAGGTCGTCAGTGTCTAGCtgcattttttattgatttcaatacATTCACGTCCTgctgccactatcgttttgtattgctagtagtaggtaataatctgttaagAACAATAATTATGCAATGTAGAATCGCGtatttatttttgctgttgaactagatccgacaataattctatcacataaaaaatgttttacggtgaattttgtTATCCGTGGCtattataagtatattatcgacattCTACGACCGATAATTTaacagcgaaaataattggtcaatttcatactCAAATGTACGTTGGCATGCATCACTCCAGATATACGCCCgttcccttggtaacgtacagcaACGACGTGGAtttggaattgcaatcgaaacgtaGTAAAGTTTTTCCTATTAAGTCAAGTGTGAAACCCATCGTCGTCGCAAAATCATTGTAATATCTTACAAtgggtaaattaaagttttttgtgcctcaagttaagtttcgcgagtgatgtgacgaatggaacaGCCAAAATAAATTGCTGAAAAATCgatggcgaaaaagtgaaaatatagtgataagTTTTAATTGGGCACAAatttcagtatttagtgtaatttatactccaaaaagtaatagaacctatagaatgccaTGTTTAGTGCCTtgagatcttattacggttagcaggttagttgaactaattttgtagtttagttagtaaaacattcggccaACGGCCAGCAACCGAAAGAAGGCGGGAGCGAGTCCCACCTGCCGTTGTGTAGAACTCAAAATATTTTGGcctatatatcgaaattttctagttcatccaaTTCCCAATCATTCTTCGCACTTGCAGACACTTCCTTACTTTCCAAAAAAGAGTTTATGTAGCAAATTTGCCGTATACAACTTGCCGATCAACCTACATTTTGTGACTAAAAACAGTCAATTTTTTCAACTGTAATCTCCCAGTTGGCCCCTAATAGAATCTCCCAGTTGGCCTTAAGGTACGGTACCGGTCTGACAAACTAGTAATTTgccgtcgcatgttcgaatctggacTGGGAGAGACTTTAAGAGTCGATAGGATTGTAGCACTAGCTGTGAAGTCTGTGGAACAAAGCAGAATACTTAATCCCATCGAAATGTTGtgccaaggctttgctttacttacGCTCCTAAAATTGTTTTCTTGAGAAcatttaaaaaatgcataattaTGTTTTAAAACAACATCACAGAAGATGCAGATAtcctaaaatattaggaaagaTGGCACTTTTTTTAAAACGTTCTTAGTTCCACGTATTACTGCGGTTTGCTGACGCTCTCCCGCCACCCTTTTTCCACGATCAATTTAGCATTAAACACAGATTTTCTTGCGGTCCAAGACGATTGCCCAGTTAGAACAGGAAAGAACTTTCCGAAGTACTTCAAAATTACCTAAATAAATCCAACATTGTTTCCACGATTTCACTACAGCTGTTATAGATTCAAacttttttgttattaaataccccaagcagcacttgcactCGACGATTAATTCCGATGAAACACAGAATATTCACCGCACAGAAGAAATTGCACCGATGCAGGTCGAAAGGTTCGCGATAATGAGCGCACTCGGTGGTGTGATCGTCTTGTTCGGTTGACGATGCGTCGTGAAATGAAGCTCACGTTTTGCTACCAGACTTAAATTACCCGCAGGCTCTGCTGGGGAGCCAACCGGAGAGGCTAGAAAACTGATGCGGCTGGCAGACGTCATGATGGGGCAATCGAAATTATCGGTGGCATGCGTGTGTGTGCCTACCTCACGGGGTCAGTGCAGTGCAGGAGTGAGTGGAAGAAGCCCATGGAGGTGATGCTGCCGGTTGTTAATAAGATCTCTCTGGCGGGTGATCTATTGTCAGCCTGCAACTCATATTTTGGTATCACAGCATGTTGATAGGATGTTGATTGTTCAATGATCATGATCATGAACGACCAAGCACAGGCTTCCCATACAGTTTTTTTccgaatttttttctatatgtttcattttttaaaaacttCGGTCAAGCTCGTGTATGAGAAAGCTtgtcaaaaatttcaaaatgaagAAATTGGTCTAAAGTGCAACAAAGCTGTTACTAATTAAGCAAGGGACAACGCATATTAATCGGCATTCAACGTCCAAAACAACGTCAATTTCACAAAAGAAACATAGATTTCCTGCAAAGTATAACAAACTACATATCTGCAATCGGTTGCCAAGTAACGTGGATTACTAATAACCTACATACTTACAAGTAACACGCACATTAACCACATCTACAGCAACAACAAACGCAATATATTCATGCTAATTAGGGCCAAAAACGTGCGACACGATCTGCTTGCAGGGTACAATGGCAAGAGGCTCTTGCCAAGAGCATAACAAACATGATAAATTTTCCAGCAAAgtagaaaattcaaaaaaaaaacacaacgcAATTTCAATAATGATAATGGCCACTTCATCGGCAAGTATGTTTACATTTTCTGCTGGCTTGCCAGAAAAAAGAAACCGGTTCAGCTGACCGCCCACAATCGGTGCCGCCGATGATGgatgcttttttttttctttcttctaaaTTCACGGCGGTATGATGATCGTAAAAGTGTTGTTGAACTTGTCATTCCTTTCTCCGTTCTCTATGCATCTTTATGTGATCTTGAACTAGCTCCAGTGACCTGATTTCCTCCTATAGGTAGGTACTTATCGGTCGTACGGAGAGAACCAGTTATGTGGCCTCTTTGTTGATGCTGGACAAACCGACGGTGAAGTTCAAGTACCCGCGTTCCAACCAATGAATGACTAAAACAATCAAACTACCGAAAAATGGAAAGCACAATCTTTTATTCGCTGTTAGGTTATGTTAGATGTTAAATTATTCATTCTCATTAACGATCGGATCGATTTCTATTCCCTCGGGGATGGCGAAAATGTCATTCCGCAGCTGAAGCAAATCCTGCTCGGTGGGAGGCGATTTCGTGTCCAAACCCAGCCGAGTTTGGGTTGACGGTTCCGTTGGATCTATTGCCGGTTCCGGTGGGGGCCGAATAACACAATCCTCCTGGATGGTTTTGACGAAGAAGGTACGATTGATGCGATACTTGTCCAAAACCCCGTACGCACGCTGCAAGATCGGTCCCGGTGGAAGTCGCTCGCGGGCCAACAACCAGGCGGATACTGGAAAGattacaaatagtttttatagaGTCTCAAGGATACATGCAACTAAGGAAATACAACCTGTGTGACCAATGGGGCCAATGTTGCTACAGGAATATACTACTGCAAAGTTATCATAATCGGTGTCCAAAACCATGAAGGAAGCGTTGTAGTTGTACGGGAAAGACTGATAGAGAACGGTGTactttccgtttttcgtcttaccGGGAGGCACCATTACACCGGAAATTATGCGTTCGACGTTGTTACTGAAGAATGAGATCATATCCAATTATTATTTCattaaatgtaaataaattattatttcacacATAAAATATACTTTACAGGCacaacacggttttttttttgtattttttaagaaGGAcgatggatttaaaattgttatgattattaattcaaaaaatatagAGAAAACTACACATGCTTGAGCCACGTGCGCGAACACAGACATAGACAACCaggaaattgaatgatcaggttaaagtcctgaacaaagaGTTTGGAGAAGAAGCTAGATAGGCTTGAGTTTGCTTGTGGACCTTGGAGACCATATATTATTGCTTTGCTGCGGAGGTTTATATTGAGCACCAAAGGACTGCAGGATCTCCCCCatagttctagatcgttatctagaaccaattaTGACTAGCTCGAGCTCTAAAACATTAGGTTCGATTCCTAATCatgtccagataattttcgggtttgGCCACATTGTTATATTATAAATATCTTAAGTATAAGTAGATAAACCGTCCTGCTCAaaccgtcatcatcatcatcatcatcatcatcatcatcatcatcatcatcatc harbors:
- the LOC128743176 gene encoding apolipoprotein D-like translates to MINLKWQLVISALWLGWVAVVRGQIPGLGGCPDYSPIAKFNRSRFLGTWYEVERYFTVSEVATKCVSATYELQPDGKIYVRNALTNRFNNVERIISGVMVPPGKTKNGKYTVLYQSFPYNYNASFMVLDTDYDNFAVVYSCSNIGPIGHTVSAWLLARERLPPGPILQRAYGVLDKYRINRTFFVKTIQEDCVIRPPPEPAIDPTEPSTQTRLGLDTKSPPTEQDLLQLRNDIFAIPEGIEIDPIVNENE